The Streptomyces sp. NBC_00224 genome has a window encoding:
- a CDS encoding ABC transporter permease, translated as MRWLRRNVIVIAGLATLAYLILPNVVVMVFSFNKPNGRFNYSWTRFSTDAWQDPCGVADMCGSLSLSLQIATWATVGATVLGTMIAFALVRYRFRARGAINSLIFLPMAMPEVVMAASLLTLFLNLGAQLGFWTILIAHIMFCLSFVVTAVKARVMSMDPRLEEAARDLYAGPVQTFVRVTLPIAAPGIVAGALLAFALSFDDFIITNFNAGSTVTFPMFVWGSAQRGTPVQINVIGTAMFVIAVVVVVAGQLVANRRGNSAKA; from the coding sequence ATGCGCTGGCTCCGACGCAATGTGATCGTCATCGCCGGGCTCGCGACCCTCGCGTACCTGATCCTGCCGAACGTCGTCGTGATGGTGTTCTCGTTCAACAAGCCGAACGGGCGCTTCAATTACTCGTGGACGCGGTTCTCCACCGACGCCTGGCAGGACCCGTGCGGCGTCGCCGACATGTGCGGCTCACTGTCGCTCTCGCTCCAGATCGCCACCTGGGCGACGGTCGGTGCGACCGTGCTCGGCACGATGATCGCCTTCGCGCTCGTCCGCTACCGGTTCCGGGCGCGCGGCGCGATCAACTCGCTGATCTTCCTGCCGATGGCGATGCCCGAGGTCGTCATGGCCGCCTCGCTGCTGACGCTCTTCCTCAACCTGGGCGCGCAGCTCGGCTTCTGGACCATCCTCATCGCCCACATCATGTTCTGTCTCAGCTTCGTGGTGACGGCGGTCAAGGCGCGGGTGATGTCGATGGACCCGCGTCTGGAGGAGGCCGCGCGCGATCTGTACGCGGGGCCGGTCCAGACGTTCGTCCGGGTCACCCTGCCGATCGCCGCCCCCGGAATCGTCGCGGGCGCGCTGCTCGCCTTCGCGCTCTCCTTCGACGACTTCATCATCACCAACTTCAACGCGGGCTCCACCGTGACCTTCCCCATGTTCGTCTGGGGATCGGCACAGCGCGGCACGCCCGTGCAGATCAACGTCATCGGTACGGCCATGTTCGTCATCGCCGTGGTGGTGGTCGTCGCCGGCCAGCTCGTCGCGAACCGGCGCGGCAACAGTGCGAAAGCCTAG
- a CDS encoding NAD(P)/FAD-dependent oxidoreductase → MAVTRAMRSAAAHSLTDAQPVPFWLEDPGRPGAHPALAGDERCDLLVVGGGYSGLWTALLAKERDPGRDVVLIEGKEIGWAASGRNGGFCAASLTHGLGNGLARWPDELPRLEKLGAQNLDAIEAAVARYGLDCDFERTGEIDVATEPHQLDELHEMHEEAVGLGFEGLELLDGDAMRAEVDSPTFLGGLWDRRGVAMLHPAKLAWGLKRACLELGVRIYEHTPGLDLVAAGPGMAVRTPYGRIRARRVALGTNVFPSLVKRVRAYTVPVYDYALMTEPLSAEQLAAIGWKNRQGLGDSANQFHYFRITADHRILWGGYDAIYKYGGKVRAEYDDRPATYLKLAEHFFRCFPQLEGLRFSHAWGGAIDTCSRFSAFFGTAHGGRVGYAAGYTGLGVGATRFGADVMLDLLAGERTERTELEMVRKKPLPFPPEPVAWAGIGITKWALARADANGGRRNLWLKAMDRAGLGFDS, encoded by the coding sequence ATGGCCGTCACCCGAGCCATGCGCAGTGCGGCAGCCCATTCACTGACGGACGCCCAGCCCGTCCCCTTCTGGCTGGAGGACCCGGGCAGGCCCGGCGCCCACCCCGCCCTCGCGGGCGACGAACGGTGCGACCTGCTCGTCGTCGGCGGCGGCTACAGCGGACTGTGGACCGCGCTCCTGGCCAAGGAGCGCGACCCCGGACGCGATGTCGTGCTCATCGAGGGCAAGGAGATCGGCTGGGCGGCCTCGGGCCGCAACGGCGGCTTCTGCGCCGCCTCCCTCACCCACGGCCTGGGCAACGGCCTCGCCCGCTGGCCGGACGAGCTGCCCCGGCTTGAGAAGCTGGGCGCGCAGAACCTCGACGCCATCGAGGCGGCCGTCGCCCGCTACGGCCTGGACTGCGACTTCGAGCGCACCGGTGAGATCGACGTGGCCACCGAGCCGCACCAGCTCGACGAACTGCACGAGATGCACGAGGAGGCGGTGGGGCTCGGATTCGAGGGCCTGGAACTGCTCGACGGGGACGCGATGCGGGCCGAGGTCGACTCGCCGACCTTCCTCGGCGGGCTCTGGGACCGGCGCGGTGTGGCGATGCTGCACCCCGCCAAGCTCGCCTGGGGCCTCAAGCGCGCCTGTCTGGAACTCGGCGTACGGATCTACGAACACACCCCCGGCCTCGATCTGGTCGCGGCAGGTCCCGGCATGGCGGTGCGCACCCCGTACGGGCGGATCCGCGCCCGCCGGGTCGCGCTCGGCACCAATGTGTTCCCCTCGCTGGTCAAGCGGGTGCGCGCGTACACCGTCCCGGTCTACGACTACGCGCTGATGACCGAGCCGCTGAGTGCGGAGCAACTGGCCGCGATCGGCTGGAAGAACCGGCAGGGGCTCGGTGACTCGGCCAACCAGTTCCACTACTTCCGGATCACCGCGGACCACCGCATCCTGTGGGGCGGCTACGACGCTATCTACAAGTACGGCGGGAAGGTGCGGGCCGAGTACGACGACCGGCCCGCCACCTATCTCAAGCTGGCCGAGCACTTCTTCCGCTGCTTCCCGCAGCTGGAGGGGTTGCGTTTCAGCCATGCCTGGGGCGGGGCGATCGACACCTGCTCGCGCTTCTCGGCGTTCTTCGGCACGGCCCACGGCGGCAGGGTCGGGTACGCCGCCGGGTACACCGGCCTCGGCGTCGGCGCGACCCGCTTCGGCGCGGACGTGATGCTCGACCTGCTGGCGGGGGAGCGCACCGAACGTACGGAGCTGGAGATGGTCCGCAAGAAGCCGCTGCCGTTCCCGCCGGAGCCGGTCGCCTGGGCGGGCATCGGCATCACCAAGTGGGCGCTGGCGAGGGCGGACGCGAACGGAGGGCGCCGCAATCTGTGGCTGAAGGCGATGGATCGGGCCGGGCTGGGCTTCGACAGCTGA